Within the Gigantopelta aegis isolate Gae_Host chromosome 8, Gae_host_genome, whole genome shotgun sequence genome, the region TCTTTTTTTCCAATTAAAAATTCTACTAATGTGAAATTATCCGCATGACCACTGTCTGTCGGCTTTCTTGGAGAGACGGTCGCATATTGGATAGTCTATAGAATTGCAGTTGGGGACATAAAAAGGAAATGTTGGAGCAAAGATAATACTCGAAGAAATTGTTTTTAGTTtagaatttttaatttttttttttaagttgcgTGACGTCACAGGGGCTATTCTCTTCTTCGAAGGtagaaagaaaggaaacccgcttttcTTGTTTAATCtctacataggctactgtttgtATATTCGTCAGTGTGAAAACaatatcagtggcggatccagaaaatccatttagggggtcccaatgacatgaggctaaatgccaagggaactttgggggaggtttggagggggatcgtaaaaaaatgaaaattaatatataataaaatatgtaactgtTGCAAATTTAGGGTGGCCTGGGCCCCTGCCCGCCACTCCCAGATCAGCCTCTGAATATTGGTTAGATACCATCATGGCCATTCAGTACAAAACATCAAACGGTCACTCGAATTTTCTTCAGTCTCTATACATtgctagaccggcctcggtggcgtcgtggcaggtcatcggtctacaggctggtaggtactgggttcggatcccagtcgaggcatggaatttttaatccagatatcgactccaaaccttgagtgagtgctccgcaaggctcaatgggtaggtgtaaaccacttgcaccgaccagtgatccataactggttcaacaaaggccatgatttgtgctatcctgcctatgggaagcgcaaataaaagatcccttgctgctaatcggaagagtagcccatgtagtggcgacagcgggtttcctctcaaaatctgtgtggtccttaaccatatgtctgacgccatataaccgtaaataaaatgtgttgagtgcgtcgttaaataaaacatttctttcttttttctttctatacaTTGGCGGATCTAGGGGCACTTCTACACTGACTCTAGTACAATGAAGTTGTGTTGTGAGAACGTGGTGATTTCTGGTGCAGGGAGATCCAAAGCCGGTGTCTCAACTACCGGGGGCGGttccttctgcgtcgccgcccccatcTACTCGATcgaagcactcgccaggagcggcccgggggggggggggcgccaaagttgtcagctccactgacagtggcggcCCCTCCTGTTCAAGTTCCAACACGGATGGACACAGGGCATGTGGTCATTATTGACCCACCAGAGAGTCCACCAGTATCTCCGAAGGCTGTTGTTGCCCCAGCGGCGGGCCAGCGGGAGTCCAAGAGGAGGAAGGTGTCAGCGGCCACCATACCAAAGACGTCCGACCAACCCGATTGGACTCTCGTTTGTGACAAGCTGCCAGCGAGGTACCGAGGAGCGTTCAAGGGGACTTCACTAGCAGCTCGCAAATCAAGGGTCCGTGGAGTGATCAACACCTTCCAACTTCCATCCGGACAAGTGAAGTACCAGATCCAAGGAGCCAAACACTCGGACCAACTTTACGTGACGGCAGAGCGGGACGGACTGTTCAGGCAGGGACTCCTAAAACCATCCATGGACAATGCGACCATCCATCGTATTTTAAAGCTGGTTTTGCAGGACATTTATCCAGGAGCTATACACAGAAACATCGTCTCCCTgactgaaggactccccaacgTCAGACCTGAGCAGTCCATCAGTTCGCCATGAGTCCCGCGGcgcaaccttaactaggacaggtaacctccttttggggggcttagttggactttaatttTTCGGCAGCGGCTCAAAattctaatgtttatttttttataaatagtccaacgcactttactttggcgcccgttcacttgctcaaatcaccttaaaaccttttaggggCAGTTTCACGGGAAAGGTTGCACTGCTCGTTGATTggaataaaatgttcataactttaaaatttaaagctcTATTCTACTGAAAGTTGTTTCATCTTTCTTGGGCCTTTAACGGTTGAAGGACATGAGCCTTTTATTCTGCCAGAGTTGCAGGACGTAAAatccaaatattacaaaataaagctGGCAAATAAGGACATTACAAGCTAAGTAGATTGTGTGTCTTGTATGCAGCAGTGTACATATGAATGACAGGTAATCTTTCAATGTTAATTATCTAATTACACCATTACATGCAGattcatatcaaatattatttcctaatacaattatgaattaaacattttaaaaagattaagaGCAGTCTCAGTTTATTTAACTGAAatctaaatgttaaaaaaaaagtcccCTCCTAAACAAAATTGCCATTTTCACACTGCATTGTTTGAAAGCTTATATTACTGCTAATACTAATGCaatcaacattatttttaactagtattctaaaaaacatattgaaatttcTTTTCTAATTCAGTTATAGACATTTTGTTTGAAGATTAGTATTTAATGGTTTCTGTTTAacataaatcatttttaaatagaagaatattgctaaaatattaccaaaaataatcagaaaatttaaaatccttggtcttattaatgaaaacattgttACTCTTAACAGTttcctattttttttaaaaacaccttAGTTTATCTTTAGAAATGTATCACATAAAAGCTTATGATTATGCTGTACCTATGTGTCCTCATATTTTTATGCTGTGCATGTAATCATATCACTGATTATTTTATAAACCGTAACAGCTGTAGGTCcaattgtttataaaacatttcactagtGTATGCGTGAAGCTCTCGTGgcatatatgcacgttaaaactTTACCCGAACCCGGATCTAGGGGGTGGGGTCACGGGAGTTCCGTGATCTAGGGGGTGGGGTCACGGGAGTTCCGTGATCTAGGGGGTGGGGTCACGGGAGTTCTGTGATCCACCCGCCCCTAGCTCTGTTGACGtgcctttttaatgactttcacggggttttttaattcagcatccacaatatacatgtacaagatgCCCTGAAAACGCGATTCTgagcatgtttttttgttttgtttttaattctggGCAGCATGCCCCAGAATACCCTAACAGATCTCGCTCCCTTTGGGAGTTGAGCTCATTTGCCTTCAATAAActccaatattttttttttttcttcttctttataatTGTGTGCCCCAAACCCCCtacaaaatcctggattcgCCTCCGCTAAACACATTAGGATGACACAGATCACATTGGATTACATACATGGatatatactaataaaaagCCTGTGAGTTTACACTGGATGTGTATACATGGatatatactaataaaaagCCTGTGAGTTTACACTGGATGTGTATACATGGATATATACTAATCAAGAAACTGTGAGCTTACATTGGATGTACATAAACACCTAAATATtctaaggaaaaaaaaaaaaaaaaaagctgttcATTTGAATCAGATACGCTGTACAGAGGTTTTAAGAAGGTAGATAACTCTGGAATTAGTGTCAATGATTTAAAAACGTATTCCCAACAGTGCTGCTTTAATTAGTAAGAAACTTACCGAACATGAGGGCGATGCCATATCCGAGTGGCGCCTGGCACCACACCAACCCATCTTTGACCACAGCCTCCGCTGACCCGTTGATGAAGCCGCCACCGACCCATGTCGCTGAAACAAAAATACGAGAAAAATACAGGATttattcgttctttctttctttctttcgttcattcgttctttcattctttctccACCGACCCGTGACGCTGATATAAAAAATAGAGGAAAATTAAtgtattcgttcattcattcattatttcattatttcattcattcattcatttactcattcattctttcattcactcATTTATTTTCCACTCACCCATTGCGTTAAAAGAAAGTACGATAAAAAAACAGTagtcattctttctttctttcttcttttttgcatGATCCTTTCACTCATTCaatcgttcattcattcattcattctttctttctttctttctttcatctttattatttcattcatttattcattcattcacattcaTTGAGTCtttcttttattcattcatcattcatttattcctgTATAAAAGATCATATTTATAgctattttttatatacttacctGTCATTGTGAAACGGTAAATGATTACCTGTCATTGTGAAATAGTTAATAATTACCTGTCATTGTGAAATAGATAATAATTACCTGTCATTGTGAAACAGTAAATGATTACCTGTAATTGTGAAACAGTAAATGATTACCTGTCATTGTGAAATAGTTAATAATTACCTGTCATTGTGAAACAGTAAATGATTACCTGTCATTGTGAAACAGTAAATGATTACCTGTCATTGTGAAACAGTAAGTTATTACCCGTCATTGTGAAACAGTAAGAGATTACCCGTCATTGTGAAACAGTAAGTTATTACCTGTCATTGTGAAACAGTAAATGATTGCCTGTCATTGTGAAACAGTAAATGATTACCTGTCATTGTGAAACAGTAAGAGATTACCTGTCACTGTGAAACAGTAAGTTATTACCTGTCATTGTGAAACAGTAAATGATTGCCTGTCATTGTGAAACAGTAAAGGATTACCTGTCATTGTGAAACAGTAACGGATTACCTGTCATTGTGAAACGGTAAGTGATTACCTGTCATTGTGAAATAGTTAATAATTACCTGTCATTGTGAATCACTCAATGATTACTTGTCATTGTGAAATAGTTAATAATTACCTGGTATTGTGAAACAGTAAAGGATTACCTGTCATTGTGAAACGGTAAGTGATTACCTGTCATTGTGAAATAGTTAATAATTACCTGTCATTGTGAATCACTCAATGATTACCTGTCATTGTGAAATAGTTAATAATTACCTGTCATTGTGAATCACTCAATGATTACCTGTCATTGTGAAACAGCCAACAAACAGTCCTATCTTGCGTCCAGCTAGCATCACCTCTTTTGAGTCGATGTTTGTGAAGAAGTGTCCGGACCTGCGCGCCGCCACGATTCCTATGACCAGGATGAGGATGTAGAAGACGATCACGGCCACGAGACCGCCGATGAAGATCCCCATTGTGGTTTAACACTTTATGGTCTGTCACAGGTAAACCGGTTCCTGGAAATATAACAATGCACCCCCATTGTGGTATAACTCTTTATGGTCTGTCACACGTAAACCGGTTCCTGGAAATATAACAATGCACCCCCATTGTGGTTTAACACTATTGTCTGTCGCACGTGAACCGGTTCCTGGAAATATAACAACGAGTCCCGTTGTAGTTAGATTAACACTTTATAGTGTGTTCGAGTTCTCAAAAATACATCAATGTTTCTGGGAAAGGATTCTTTGCTTAGGAACTATTCTGAGTTTGCCGTCGTTATAACATGAAGACCCATACTGTGGTTAGATTAACACTTTATGGTCTGTCCATGTCcctaaaaatataacaatgtgtCCGAAAAACGATTGGTTAGGACctgttctgagtttgctgcaaataGTAACACGAAGACTCCCATTGTGGTTAGATTAACACTTTATGGTCTGTTACGCGTAAACCGGTTCCTGGAAATATAACAATGTGTCTGGGAAAGGATTATTTCTTTTTAGTGGAACTTCCTGAGTTTTATGCCAATATAACACGTTTACACAACAAACGAAGGTGTTTTAtgactaaaattgcatattaaaattaatttttctgtttagaatatcaatgtctgtataaacaaggagTTTGtcgtcgtcctaatgtttgtagtagctgaAACCTTATTTTATCTTCTactaatttcgtacgtacgaaaatatatataataatacgaagttaaatgaaaaatgtctgcGACAGACATTATCACACGACGGTAAAACAATGGATATCTGATCAAGAAactatatttgacatgtaattttAGTAACCAACAAAGGCTccgttagtcggaaacatctcacaatggctgcaaacgcaggacagtctctttaatgaaggaaggatatgttttatttaacgacgcactcaacacattttatttacggttatatggcgtcagacatatggttaaggaccacgcagatattgagcgaggaaacccgctgtcgccacttcatggactactctttttgattagcagcaaagaatcttttatatgcaccatcccacaaacaggatactacataccacggcctttgttacaccagttatcattttatttacggttatatgacgtcgggcATATGGAGGAAGGGACCattaaggcatttgacctggtatgcatattcaacgatatataatgcacattattgcttaatattaacaagtataatcgtatagttaattaataaaacggttaaatgtgacggctattatatataacgggcgcagccattttgtatcatcccagtgagctggtggttacgtaatacctaacgtgtcacgtcaggaattagtcttcgaactgaagaaacaaaacatacctgatttttgcggatgcatcgcaatattctgtaataatagtcatcccagtaagccagcaacaattatatattattgttaatacaaaataaaccaccattgtcaaagtgttgaaataactgtattatgtttggtacataaattaacccacgtattgaaataataatcagagtgttttcttagttaatttgtattttctttcagaacagaacagaactttatttcactcagaCCGCTATTcagcggcatatgaggtacattaacaataattatatgacagtgacaagatggggtttacaggaggaaatgtatatgtacaatatcaaaataaaaaaggtctaataataataatgatacaaaatgaaatatatttctaatagtaataatatatatatatatatatatatatatatatatatatatatatatatatatatatgcaaacatgGATAGTAGTAGTCAGAATAAGACAGCATAAGCTTGGgcgacaattttttttaaggttTACCGAATTTATccgtaatttcttttattaatttgcacaacttttttttgaagacttattttgtcatttgtcattaattgtttaaatttcagcatattgggtttgttataataatatggctttaacaatttttttcgggagttattaaagaaagagcatgtaagtagatagtgaaattcgtctccgatgtcatttttgttacataGTATACATAGTCTGCtttctactggggtgttgttccattgtcctgtttcgattggtatgtaatggtttgatgttctaaattttagtAACGTAGTCCAGGAAATTTGtagtaattttataatatatttttctaatgttaGATGTTCTTTAAATGTGGTGTACATTTTACCCCTTGATGATGTAGCTATGTcgctattccattgttgtaggtACTGATCATTTTGTCTTAATTTAACGTTATGacgcccctcaaatcgtaatggacattatcactttattactgtaagtaattctgtaaaacccttgattaagtagac harbors:
- the LOC121379575 gene encoding high-affinity choline transporter 1-like, whose product is MGIFIGGLVAVIVFYILILVIGIVAARRSGHFFTNIDSKEVMLAGRKIGLFVGCFTMTATWVGGGFINGSAEAVVKDGLVWCQAPLGYGIALMFGKFLTN